ATGATactttaaaaccatggttggaaaaaaaattattccaatccaatggttCTAACTTCTACCCTAAGGAGGAAAACCACAAATAATTTGCATTTTTTGGGTACTTTATCAGAAGATTGAATTGATACTCAGCCCATGGGCCACATGGTCCATCTGTAGAGGCCCCCATTCTCTTGGATGGTCAAATAAGCCCATCCACCAAACTACTTTACCCAGTTTCACAACCAGCGAGAGAGAGAAGCTTCCATATAAGCTCCCTTTCCGCGCCCTCTTCCTGTGAAATTCTGAGCTTGGCTCTCTCAAAATCTCCATTGCGGagacctctctttctctctatctctctctctctctctctctctctccccctctcttgtGTCACAGTTCATCTGATGTCAGGTACTGTATCTTTCGCTACAGGTAAGCGAAATTCCTGAATTAATTCTCTTCTGTTTCTGTGTTTGTGTGTGGGTGTGTAGATCTTGTGCTTAAATTGTTCCATTTTATGCTTCCGTTAGCtaatttggttcaagaatcTGAAGCAGAAGCTCGTGGTAagtggaagaagaggaagcgAGATATCAATCTTGGAAGCAACAGCAAGAGACAAAGAGCCGACGAAGacgatgaagaagaggaagacgacGATGAGGCCGACATCGACGACGAAGAAGAAACCCCCACTATCGCAGGAGCCGCTCCTAACGAGCCCATCAGAGATACACGAGAAAGTGAAGTCCTCTCAGACGGTGGTGGTGGTCGGATTTCTGACTTTCCTCATGTGATTAAGCGCATTGTGAATCAACCACACTCTTCTGTCCTTTCGGTTGTTTTCGCAGAACGTGCTGTTCAATTCCCGGAACAGCGGTCTCtgcaaaaccaaaaccctttcTTCTTTGAAAACATATCTCATGGGCAGCTTCAGGCATTATCGGCCGTTCCTGCTGATAGTCCCTCTTTAGCCCCTTCGGATCATGACAGAGACAGACCTGATACGCCTCCACCTGCCTATGTCTGTACACCCCCAGCAATCATGGAAGGTCGGGGCGGTGTTAAGCGATTCGGGAACAATCGGGTACTCGTCGTTCCGATGCACGCAGGTATGCGTTTTCTCtacttcaatttttcttttttctgcttTAAGTTCCTGTTCTGAATATCGTGGGTTTGATTCTTTGATGATTTTGGTGGCACAGATTGGTTTTCGCCCAATTCAGTGCACAGATTGGAGAGGCAAGTGGTGCCACATTTCTTTTCAGGCAAGTCTGCAGAGCATACTCCAGAGAAATATATGGATTGCAGGAACCGTATTGTTGCGAAGTATATGGAGAACCCAGAGAAGAGGCTCAAAATTAATGATTGCCAAGGTCTGGCTCCTGGTATTGATGTCAATGATTTGAATCGGATTTTTAGGTTTCTGGATCATTGGGGGATTATTAATTATAGCGTGGCCACGATAACTCGTGAGCCTAGAATTGGTGGACCGTATCTAAGGGAGGATCTTAATGGGGAGATTCAAGTGCCTTCAGCTGCTCTGAGGTCCATTGATAGTTTGATTCAGTTTGATCGGCCCAAGAGCAGGCTCAGGCCTGCTGATGTTTCTTCCACGTCTTCTGGTCCCGGTGATGAGAGCTCTGATTTCGATAGCAGAATCAGGGAGCGGTTAGCTGAAAACCACTGCAGTTATTGTTCTTGTCCTCTGTCCCGTTTGCATTATCAGTCACAGAAGGAGGTAACTTTCTCTCTAAGTATCTATGATGTTCTGTGGAAGTTTTTCTTTTGTGCCTTGTGAAGGAGGAGGGTTATGTATTTTAGTATAACATTTCACACTACCCCGTTTGTGTAATGGAGAACTTCTTAACTttctgtatttatttatttttcttgaaggTGGAGCACTTCTTTTAATAAATTGGTTGAAGGCTAGGCTAATCAAACACCCAATGGCTTCAAGAAAGCAACTCTTACGGGTTTGCTTTAACTAGTTTTGTTTCTATGATAGAtaacaaaatcaattttattgATGAAGGCAGAATAAAATACAGGGCCCGAGATAGATATACCACATTTAGAAGGAGTGTTAACAAACTGAAACCCTGAACTACATCAAGAAAACTTCACAAGAAAACTAATGTGACAGTGGAACAGAAGACCCAAAACTCCTTACCAGACTATGAAAACCGTGTTTGCCAGCTGGTCTGCCACATCATTAGCAGATCTGGACTTCCAGTTGAACGAGCAGTTCATTTGTGAAGGAGTAGACCTGATACTTCTAATGACATGAGAAAACTTTGATGAAACCTGGGAGTCAGACCTCATCCAAGCTATGAAAGTACCTGAATCTCCCTCAACTAATAGATTGTATAAACCATCTCTAAAAGCATACTCCAATCTGATCCGCAATTACAGTATCCCCGCCCTTGCTGAATTCCTGATGCGTTCCACTAATCTGTTAGGAAAGATTTAGGAAACTAATCCAAAGGACAGAATCGCAGTGAATCAGGACTAAAAAATAAcagggagaaatagagaaaatcaacaacaacaacaaacataaccttatcctaaatgaatggggtcggctacatggatccaatgctGTAAAACCAGCCAGCTGATGGAGCTGAAAATATGGTTGGGTGATGGTTTAACTCTGCTGTAGCTGTGCCTGATATGCTTGCTGGAACTTGAGGAGATGAAGGATGAAGGATGAAggatgaaggaagaaggaagtaTATGAatttggaatcaccaccaaagCTTGTGGGATTGGAATCACTGCCATACCCAACTTACTGAATCACCAGTAGGGCCTAATTAGAATCTCCACCAAGAGTGCTAGAACAAAATCACCACAGTCCAAAAGGACATCATCACCACTGCCCAAAAAGGTTGAAGCCAAACTCACTTTTTTTCCCCAATTGTTAGAGGGTCTAAGgcacttctttatttataatttcatagaaaccaacaaaataggaaacctaCAATATGGTAGGAGGATCACTTACAACTTGAGTCatccttcaaaatagaaactatctagagtgttacaaaatagaagctaTTGTTGGATTATATCATATCCATCCAACcctacaaaatagaaagtgagaGTCCACAAATTGAAACCCACAATCCCCATAGTAACTAGATTATCTCTAATGGAATATTCCCCACTCAAATCTCCTCTAGATATTCAAGAATATCTTCCAAATCTTCTCCCTCTGATTTGCACCAATTCCCTTTCCCAATCAGTGCTGGATAGGTGCTTAGTACTGCTTCACACTAGCTTGGGACATTCCACTCTCACATGCACACCCCTGAAGGTCCTTTGTTACCTAGAGAAGAACCATCGATATTAAGTTCCATTATATATCTAGTGGAGGGCTCCACAGAATTACCAGTGTCTCTCCAAGAATAGGGGATCTAACGATATTGTCCCAATCATTAAACTGAAAGGATAAAGCAACATTGCAGAATATGGAAGTAGTTGAGAACTGATCGTGGAACAGCTGGGCATTTCTTTCTTCCCATGTTGATCAAAAGACCGTTAAGGCATTAATAGCATAGCCGCCTTCCAAAGAAACCATCTCCAAGCTCCAAGTGGTTGCTTTAAGCCTGTAATTAATTATGTGAATGATGAACTATCCCAAAACGCAAACTTGACATAACTAGGGCACTTAGTTATTGTGAAAGAAAAAGCATAAGATTGAAGTAATAACTGTTACTGCTTTGGCTGGTCCTGCGAGTTTGTCGGTAATGCACTTCTCTTTGGCAGCTGGTCTGAAACATGACCTGGTATCTTCTTATATTCTGTTCACCCAACCAAGAACTTTTACATCAGATTCTGCATCAATGGATTTGGGAGTGTATGATACTCTGGAATGTATGCTCACGCATATGAGATAAGCAAACTATATATTTCATTTAATCTTATGTATGATTCCGAGGAAATTTGTTAGACTTTATTCAACAATTCTTCCCTAAGGGGAGGACAATATAGGGAACTGTTCTTTGACATGCGGACTTAAATAACTTGTTGACTTGTGTGAGAAGTCAGAAGTTTCAATCTGTAAAATCATAAGTTGGATAAGTAAGGAgggattttattaaaagaaatgcCTAAGTACAATGCATGGAGTATGACAGCACCAAGAGGCCAAGGCCCACAACCCTCAAGAAGGAATTACACAAGAGGGTAAGGTCCTGAATACAAAGATTGTCTATCCACTACCCAGGCCAACTCATCTGCTGGTGAGTTAGCAGACCTCATCTTGCAAGAGAAAGAGACCTCCCTTAGAGAGCACTGTAACAGTCTTGTTCTGTGTTTCTTGAAAAGTTTCTGCTTGAAGATTAATTTCAACTTACAATGCTTAAAATCCTCTTGTATTACAAGCTATTGTTTTGCACTTTAATGATTCATATCTTATTGAGCAGGCTGATGTTCTACTTTGCTCGGATTGCTTCCATGATGGGAGATATGTTACTGGTCACTCTAGTGTTGATTTTATAAGGGTGGATTCCACAAGAGATTTGTGCGACCTTGATGGCGACAGTTGGACTGACCAGGAAACACTGCTTCTGCTGGAGGCACTGGAAATTTACAATGATAACTGGAATGAAATTGTAGAGCATGTTGGTACCAAGTCTAAAGCACAGTGCATCCTTCATTTCATTCGTCTCCCAATGGAGGATGGCCTACTGGAGAATATTGAAGTTCCAAACAAGTCTATTTCAAGTAATATGTCAAGCAGAGGTGATGATAGAGGACCACCATATTCGAATTCTAATGGTGATTCTGCAGGTATTTGTTCAGTCTAGTTCTACACTCTTCATAACATGATCAGCATTTGTTTGTTAGAGTTACAACAATGGAACTTTTCTTTGTTACTTTGTCTTGCAGGTGTTGATTCTGAAAACAGAATCCCATTTGAGAAATCTGCAAACCCTCTCATGGCCCTGGTAGGTTATTATGATAATTTGCATGATTTTTTTAGCTCTGTATGccatttttttaatgcataacAGAACTATGTCATAttatctcattttattttgttttggttattgaTGGTTAAGATCATAGGAACTCTTGTTTATGTTCTTTTTAAATTCTATTCTtcttatgagttttttttttttttttacccttaaatATTTGCACTGATGCCTGCTGGAATGCATTATTCTGCGTTGGTGGTTTAAAATCATCCTTGAATGGACTTTTTGTATAGATGAGTGATGAGTCTACAGccattaactttttttttaattattatcatTGTGATGACTATGCTTTGGATTGTGTGTTAGATTGTTTAGGCTTCAGACTAGTATTCCAGACTCTTCTTTTCAGAGATTAGGTGCAATTTTTCATTTGCTTCTAACATCTTTGCTGGGATTATGCTGCAAATAAGAGCCTGTACCGTGGACTGGATTAGATACAAGGGTTCATTCATAGTTGGAAATGTAAGTGAACAAGGATGCAACTAGTCATTCTGGGAAAAATTCCAGGATCTTTgtttcacacccttttttatCTATAGTTATTATTTTCCTGGGGAAAATTcctatattctttttttatttgcgAAGACCTTAAAAAATACATGAAGAGTGATAAGTACCTTTGTACTATCATTGGCTTACTAGGCTTGAGTATTTTGCTCTGTTAATGTGGTGAACTACTGCTATAGTGCTATCAGGTCATGAAATCATATATTGTACTTGAAAGGTTGTTGATCTAAGATGCTTAAGTTGGGTATAATAGAGTAAGAAACTTGGTCTAGATATAGATAGACAAAATGATGAGGGGCAGGCTGGTAGGACTCTCTCTTTTACTAGATCCAGGTAGGGACACATCATGTCTTGGCTTTccattaaaaaataacaagttGGCTCTTTAGTCTGAGCACTTGGCTTCCACTTCTCTGCTCCAGTTTGGTCTGATTTGCATGGCTTCTACTGAATGGAGTGTTGGGTAGCACTTCTAGGGAAGCACTTTAGTCTGTTGCTTTGGTGAATGTGTCTTTTGGCTATCTATTTCTATTGCGGAAGTAGCTTTCAAATGTTAATCCAAGTCCCATGATAGTTTGGTCAGTAAAGCACTGGAAAGTTATGAAAGATTCAATAAGATTTAACATTCAATAGCAGAATGAATGACATGCTTCATTCTCAAGATCCCTCAAAAATAAACTTGAAGGAGCATAGAAGGACTTAACTGGCTTGTGAGGAAGCACCTGTAGAATTGGTTGCAATACTTTCTTTAATTCTGAAATAATGGGCCTTTTTGGGCTCAAAAGTTAGAAGCTGTATCTGGGAAGCTGCATTGAACTTGCCCTTAGTATCTTCTTTTCCAATAGTGTTTATGTCACGAGTAAGTTTATGTAATTCCAAAAATTTATGCTATCTTCCTACAAATAGTGATGCAGATTTCCTGTGATAGgagtgggggaaaaaaaaaataaatgagaagGAAGACCTGTGGTTGGGTTGGATCTGGTTTGGTTCAACTTCTGGTTCAAACCATGGTCTCGGTTCAAGAGTTGGTTTAATTTTTGGTCCATTTTAATCATGGGGACCAGTTGGATGCTTTAAGTTGACTTTGCAGCTCTAAATTCCTGATTTTCAGGAATTCTATCTTCACACAAGTTGTGAGCTGGTCtttagggattttcttattttatttattagtcAGTCTTGTGGTCAATCTGGGATACTGGATGTTGAATTCCTTACCTGATTGAGTCTTAGTTTCCTGTTTTACGTAAGTTGCCTTTTCGGTTAAGGAAGCTCCATCTCAGCCCCACACATGAGGGAGGAatccccccccacccctctctaaatattttggttttttctttcctctttcaaTTATGATATTATTTAGTGGTTTATTATAAAGCATTCTAAAGTCAACCAGCCTCCATACAGTTTTGTtaatgaagaagaagcttttCAGCCCCATTGTATGAGGATTTCAGACCTTGCTGGGGTGGATTTCTCAAGTGGCTCAGTGGATTCTGAGTGCCTTCTCTGCTGTGGATTCAGTGGACATTCTAATGCAGATCAATCAGAGGATCTGCTGGTGGTGGGCTTAAGAGAGAATAAGAGAAGGTAAGGGGCTGTTCTGGGACTGTGAACAGGACCCATGAGCAGTATCTTGAACAATATTTTTGAAGAGAGAGGAGACGGGAttgaggagagaggagagaggagagaggagagaggagagagaagggagaggagagagaaagtagaAGCACCGATGACCACTTCAAAATCAAACTAAACCTCAACTCATTCCATAATCAAATCTTTGGGTTTGGCCATAGGCCTACATAACTTTATAAAGACTTAAAGCAGGAAATAAAAGTAGAAATAAAGATTGACCCAATCTCCCAATGGCAAACTATATGGGAGGTTTCCTAAACTAactataaaattgaaaatagttaatcgaaaaaaaaaaaaaaatggaaacttaCTCAAACAAGACTCGGTTTATAGTAACCTTATTTACAATATAATAATAAGAACAGAACAAGgatataaaatccaaacagaaTCTAGCATGAACAATAACACGTGAACATTACACATCTCGGGTCTAAACAAGAAAAATGGTTCCAaattgaaccagaccaaaccaaatccaCAGTAACTGGGCTTCTTTCTCCTTCCCTGTAGAATACTGTATCACTACTGCATCAATTTCCCCTTGTTTGAAAAACCTTGCTCTCGAAATCTGTAGAATGGGAGGATCATCATCACTTAAACGGTATTGTTGAACACTTGCTTTGACATGATGGCGATCcaacactttttataaaaatatcaaCAGTCAGCTTCTGAGTGTCCAGGATTtgtttaggaaaaaaatctaTCGTCTTAATCTCCTTATGAACACCATCAAATGGTGCCTCTCAATTGGATTATGTTCTTGGGGCTCTACAACCTTAATCGGCCCGTCAATCAATTCCTCTTGTGGCTGCACTGTTGGTGTCGCTTCAACTGGTTTTAAAGAGCTATTATGCTGCAACCATTTCGAAACAATGTGTAGTAGAGGAGAGGGTTTTACTGTACATGAGTTCTCTTCatgataataatttattcttcctaacaaaattttcattactTAGGTTAGTTAGGGTCTACTAGTGTAAACATCTGAGAGAGACAAGAGGCTGATTCTGTTAACAAATACAAGAATATTAGGTTACATTTCCTAAAAGTATATCATATATCATAGTTTTTCCAAATGGCAGTCGGAAAGTATATCCATTCCTTCAGCTGTGAAGGAGGAGCTGTCTATGAATCCTAAATTTTGGTTGCATAGAAGTTTTCTTTCTTAAAGAGTTCCTGGTCCTGCTTGAGTTCTGTTTGACTGATATATTGtcctcctttattttttatgggaaaacTTGTGACCATATTTTTACTGTTAAAATTTGAACCTGTCTTcaatacttcttcttcttcttcttttatatatatatatttatatatatataacttggGGGAATTTCTAGAGAGATGCTGAATTTGCTCATTGCATGAACTGATTCATGTTTTTTAGTACGGAAACAATATTGATAATCCGAGCTTTGGTTCCCATTACTTTGATTATTCAacttttttttgcttttccaGTATATATAAGATATTAGGCTGTTTAATTTCCTTTTGATGAGTCAGATGGACCCTTTTTTTGCAGGACATTTgtcattatttttgttttgttgtgtTACCTCTGATCTAACTGTTGGAGAAGCTTTATAGGTTTCCTTTCTGGCCTCTGCAGTGGGGCCAAGAGTTGCTGCTGCCTGTGCTCATGCATCATTAGCGGCTCTGTCCCAGGAAGAGCATCAATCAGTTGCTTCCAGTAACATTGTACAAATGGAAGGTTCTGTTCATGGGGATAGGTGGGATCGATATTCTTTTGAAGTTATCAATTTTACgctaatttcttcttcttcttcttcttctctctctctccctctcttttgtGGGTGGGAGGGGGGGGTGAAGCATCAGCAATATCTTGTATTGTATTTTTAGCAACTTCTGTATGGCTTTAAAGCACTGGAAAATGTCAGCATTTTCTTTTAGGTTGTACTTTTCCTTCCTGAAATATTTTAGTTTCATGATTTTTGTCCATGTGATTCTAGGAGAAAGTGAActgaaattttcctttcttgtGTAGGATTAGTTCAGATACTGCACATGGCAGAGAAGGCAGTTCTCATGGAGGCTTGACAAACTCAGGCAACCAGAAAGGTTTGTGCTTCATTCTGCTTTTCTTTATCCCTTAATCACACAATCAGTTCTTTCAATATAATAGTTCCTTGAATTAATATCAGAGGAAATAGTACAAGGATTACGTGGTCAGAATGATACAGTTTCTGCTCAGTTGTCCATTGAAGGTGTGAAAAATGCTGCAAAATCAGGTCTAGCTGCTGCAGCAACAAAGGCAAAACTGTTTGCAGAACATGAAGAACGTGAGATTCAGAGAATGGCTGCTACAATTATAAATCACCAGGTATGTTTGTGATTACCTTATTGTTTTAGTAGtgtcattttcttcctttttgcaCAATATTTTAGCAAAAAAGGGTTTTGGCTCTAAGATTGCTGGAATAATCCAATGCTACTTCTGTTTCTTTTGAATTGATGATTTAGTTGTTTAAAGTCATTGGTTAGACGGGAATTTTCCTCTACAGGTCACATATCAAATATAGTGGCCCACATCAATTCTATTGCTCACTTTGTTTGGGCCTTTCCTTTTCTAATTCTACATTCCATAGGACAGATTTTCAAACAATTTTAAAAGCATTATTTTCTTCGCAAGTAGATCTGATAATCTTTCAGAACGTGTAGCAGAGTTAGAGTGTATTGAAATTAACCCATGCCTAGATGATGATATGGACATACCCTCCTAAAATTAGCACCATCTGAACTACAACGTGCTGGATTGGCCATCAACACTGTCAGTACTGGAAACAATCATCCATATTCTCTCCCCCCTTCACATGTGTTCTCTAGAAAATCAAGGTTGTACCATAGCTTTGTTTGAAAAAGATATAGCTGGCATCTTTTATCTTTTAAAGGGTGTCTTGTACCACAATTTTTTGGGCGTCTCTTCATGGTGCAATGATAAAATCACCAACTGCTGAAATATGAACCACATGAACTCTGACAGGAAGTTTTAAATGCCTTTGATATCTTTGAAAGTGTGATACGAAGAAGTCATCATCTTATGATATCATATCTGCAATATGTTTGTTTCATGGTGGTCACAATTGTACCGCGTGGCGTTTTACTTAAGAGCTTGCATGCAAGGAACAATTGCCTCCCAAGTACCAAACAATCTCCTACTTTGACAATAGAGGACCCATTTGGTTGCCAATGTCTGCTTGATTTTTGCAACTAGATGCTGGATAATTATGTCTGCTTGATTTCTGCAACTAGATGCAGGATAATTTTGTCCATATATAAATATCctctatttattaaaattttcctaTCTTTTTAAGTAGTTAGATTACCCCTCTTTTTGacctaataattattaatttcaTTTCAAATTGATATGTTCAAAATAAATGGTTTATCCATGCCTGGCTGTAGATTTGAACTCCTTGGGCCTCATCTCTTTCCACCAAtgatttagttattggtattgGTCTAGATCAGATCCGATTGATGTGTATGTCACTTTTGtccttattttttcaaaaaaactatATTTTCTTTACGGTttttaatgtaggactagatttgataCCCAAACTAGACTCAAAACTGCAAGAAACTTTAGTCAAAAGAACAACCACTAATCACCCAAAGATAGACAATAAACAACAGACCAGAAATAGGAATCGAACAGCCCTTtgtaaatcagaaatttcaactCAGAACTTAGAGTTTTAGAAATCAAATATCACACCAACTATAGGACTAACCAGCAGCAGAAATAGGGTATTAAAATAGACCAAACTCAGTAACAACACCACAGGGACAGAACAAACCAAACCAGAATTCAATTCTGGACAGAAAGGACAATCGGCCAGAATCAGAAAATTATCCAGATCAGACAATCCCCTGGTCTGATGGACATGGAATTAAGATCGAACCTCCCTTTGATGTAGATatgtcacttgggcttattttattgcaaataagccttgggttgtgttatatatgtgttgggcctttgatcccatgggttttctttggaatgggccactttaatgggcctaaaatatgggtagaaggtagaaaaacgggatttaattcattaggttagatagttgctatttaattcaataaaggcccattaggctattggtcggttgtaaagtcctatatggactattagttagttagttctactccatgttggagtcataaagtcaagtcctagtcctattttgaattcctagttgtagtaggagtgtctagtcctattgggaaactaactcctagttgtagtaggagtgtcttgtcctattgggaaactagcacctaagtagtttgattgctattctgccctctataaatagaggagcctatgtactcataattggagatttaaatgaatgaattattgagtgattactctttagctaaaaaggaaactgttattgagaggtgagatgcctaaacctttgaggggtgtgatacccaaaacctgaggggtgagatatccattattttattctctttcacccttctcaaccctccatcgattcttctttttctatttttattttctgtttattgttattagaagttcagacctgttaaggtatacaaaatcagaatcagccagccaaagagttcttgttcttaaagccaatcgaccctcattgctacccaagtttgagatctgatctacagatcctttggaggactggttctatactctaagaagatcaatcgatcctctcttgaaggttatctaaagaagacaagttgatgttcctgtagaattcttcacattctctctcttaggtctgaaaatcaagaaagtgcgtaactccataaccagccgtcagaagcccttcatatttgggggtttttgtgccttccctagggactatctacacccaaaagtacagCTCAATCGGATTCCCATAGACTTGGCcgcatctttctctctccagctctatagaaggtctttctctctcctattgggttgggttttgggttggttttgctcctatatgggtattgtatccttgggggtttatttgatggtattatttctttgtttcttgctcctatttgtattgtttggggttataaactgcggagttagttacttgtaatatactcctgcattaagtggtatcagagctatggctcagacagaagaaccccaacccacccttcaagatgtgatgaaaacaatccaagccttgtctacgaggttggatggacatgaccgaCAGTTGGCTGACCTAAAAGTGAGTACTGGTGCCCACTCTAACACCCAAccaactgttgccca
This genomic stretch from Macadamia integrifolia cultivar HAES 741 chromosome 2, SCU_Mint_v3, whole genome shotgun sequence harbors:
- the LOC122059175 gene encoding SWI/SNF complex subunit SWI3C isoform X1; this encodes MSGTVSFATANLVQESEAEARGKWKKRKRDINLGSNSKRQRADEDDEEEEDDDEADIDDEEETPTIAGAAPNEPIRDTRESEVLSDGGGGRISDFPHVIKRIVNQPHSSVLSVVFAERAVQFPEQRSLQNQNPFFFENISHGQLQALSAVPADSPSLAPSDHDRDRPDTPPPAYVCTPPAIMEGRGGVKRFGNNRVLVVPMHADWFSPNSVHRLERQVVPHFFSGKSAEHTPEKYMDCRNRIVAKYMENPEKRLKINDCQGLAPGIDVNDLNRIFRFLDHWGIINYSVATITREPRIGGPYLREDLNGEIQVPSAALRSIDSLIQFDRPKSRLRPADVSSTSSGPGDESSDFDSRIRERLAENHCSYCSCPLSRLHYQSQKEADVLLCSDCFHDGRYVTGHSSVDFIRVDSTRDLCDLDGDSWTDQETLLLLEALEIYNDNWNEIVEHVGTKSKAQCILHFIRLPMEDGLLENIEVPNKSISSNMSSRGDDRGPPYSNSNGDSAGVDSENRIPFEKSANPLMALVSFLASAVGPRVAAACAHASLAALSQEEHQSVASSNIVQMEGSVHGDRISSDTAHGREGSSHGGLTNSGNQKEEIVQGLRGQNDTVSAQLSIEGVKNAAKSGLAAAATKAKLFAEHEEREIQRMAATIINHQVCL
- the LOC122059175 gene encoding SWI/SNF complex subunit SWI3C isoform X2, whose product is MSGTVSFATANLVQESEAEARGKWKKRKRDINLGSNSKRQRADEDDEEEEDDDEADIDDEEETPTIAGAAPNEPIRDTRESEVLSDGGGGRISDFPHVIKRIVNQPHSSVLSVVFAERAVQFPEQRSLQNQNPFFFENISHGQLQALSAVPADSPSLAPSDHDRDRPDTPPPAYVCTPPAIMEGRGGVKRFGNNRVLVVPMHADWFSPNSVHRLERQVVPHFFSGKSAEHTPEKYMDCRNRIVAKYMENPEKRLKINDCQGLAPGIDVNDLNRIFRFLDHWGIINYSVATITREPRIGGPYLREDLNGEIQVPSAALRSIDSLIQFDRPKSRLRPADVSSTSSGPGDESSDFDSRIRERLAENHCSYCSCPLSRLHYQSQKEADVLLCSDCFHDGRYVTGHSSVDFIRVDSTRDLCDLDGDSWTDQETLLLLEALEIYNDNWNEIVEHVGTKSKAQCILHFIRLPMEDGLLENIEVPNKSISSNMSSRGDDRGPPYSNSNGDSAGVDSENRIPFEKSANPLMALVSFLASAVGPRVAAACAHASLAALSQEEHQSVASSNIVQMEGSVHGDRISSDTAHGREGSSHGGLTNSGNQKVQGLRGQNDTVSAQLSIEGVKNAAKSGLAAAATKAKLFAEHEEREIQRMAATIINHQVCL
- the LOC122059175 gene encoding SWI/SNF complex subunit SWI3C homolog isoform X4; translated protein: MSGTVSFATANLVQESEAEARGKWKKRKRDINLGSNSKRQRADEDDEEEEDDDEADIDDEEETPTIAGAAPNEPIRDTRESEVLSDGGGGRISDFPHVIKRIVNQPHSSVLSVVFAERAVQFPEQRSLQNQNPFFFENISHGQLQALSAVPADSPSLAPSDHDRDRPDTPPPAYVCTPPAIMEGRGGVKRFGNNRVLVVPMHADWFSPNSVHRLERQVVPHFFSGKSAEHTPEKYMDCRNRIVAKYMENPEKRLKINDCQGLAPGIDVNDLNRIFRFLDHWGIINYSVATITREPRIGGPYLREDLNGEIQVPSAALRSIDSLIQFDRPKSRLRPADVSSTSSGPGDESSDFDSRIRERLAENHCSYCSCPLSRLHYQSQKEADVLLCSDCFHDGRYVTGHSSVDFIRVDSTRDLCDLDGDSWTDQETLLLLEALEIYNDNWNEIVEHVGTKSKAQCILHFIRLPMEDGLLENIEVPNKSISSNMSSRGDDRGPPYSNSNGDSAGVDSENRIPFEKSANPLMALVSFLASAVGPRVAAACAHASLAALSQEEHQSVASSNIVQMEGSVHGDRISSDTAHGREGSSHGGLTNSGNQKEETVQGLRGQNDTVSAQLSIEGVKNAAKSGLAAAATKAKLFAEHEEREIQRMAATIINHQLKRLELKLKQFAEVETLLMKECEQVERTRQRLMAERARIISTRLGPAGTSNATLPGAAGGAVASSSAVNNRPQLISAPPAQANIPAFVNNQPSHPHMSFMQRPQMFAYGPRLPLSAIHPSSSAPSSSVMFNSAPGAVPATLTHPMLRPVSGTNTNVG
- the LOC122059175 gene encoding SWI/SNF complex subunit SWI3C isoform X3, coding for MSANLVQESEAEARGKWKKRKRDINLGSNSKRQRADEDDEEEEDDDEADIDDEEETPTIAGAAPNEPIRDTRESEVLSDGGGGRISDFPHVIKRIVNQPHSSVLSVVFAERAVQFPEQRSLQNQNPFFFENISHGQLQALSAVPADSPSLAPSDHDRDRPDTPPPAYVCTPPAIMEGRGGVKRFGNNRVLVVPMHADWFSPNSVHRLERQVVPHFFSGKSAEHTPEKYMDCRNRIVAKYMENPEKRLKINDCQGLAPGIDVNDLNRIFRFLDHWGIINYSVATITREPRIGGPYLREDLNGEIQVPSAALRSIDSLIQFDRPKSRLRPADVSSTSSGPGDESSDFDSRIRERLAENHCSYCSCPLSRLHYQSQKEADVLLCSDCFHDGRYVTGHSSVDFIRVDSTRDLCDLDGDSWTDQETLLLLEALEIYNDNWNEIVEHVGTKSKAQCILHFIRLPMEDGLLENIEVPNKSISSNMSSRGDDRGPPYSNSNGDSAGVDSENRIPFEKSANPLMALVSFLASAVGPRVAAACAHASLAALSQEEHQSVASSNIVQMEGSVHGDRISSDTAHGREGSSHGGLTNSGNQKEEIVQGLRGQNDTVSAQLSIEGVKNAAKSGLAAAATKAKLFAEHEEREIQRMAATIINHQVCL